Proteins from a single region of Chryseobacterium sp. W4I1:
- a CDS encoding 1-aminocyclopropane-1-carboxylate deaminase/D-cysteine desulfhydrase, translating to MLLKAPAEPIPIQEISIPHQNIKLFVKREDLIHPQISGNKYWKLFYNINHYLEKSHEPPYIITFGGAFSNHIAAVSAVGNLSGIQTLGIIRGEELKDKWRDNPTLIFAKRNGMNLKFVTREEYRHKEKLTEFLQNEFPNALIVPEGGTNGEAVEGVKMMLNDQTKDFDYLCTAVGTGGTVAGIARFCEENQKVIGFKVVNDTSLGNKILELTSEKNFDLIDSSFGGYGKIKDENIRFINDFKEQYGIPLEPVYTGKMMQKVFELINEGYFPENSRILCFHTGGLQGIEGANLLLEKQNRNLII from the coding sequence CCCATTCAGGAAATATCTATTCCTCATCAAAATATAAAACTCTTCGTCAAAAGAGAAGACCTTATTCATCCCCAGATTTCCGGAAATAAATACTGGAAACTGTTCTATAATATCAATCACTACCTGGAAAAAAGTCATGAACCTCCCTATATTATTACTTTTGGGGGTGCATTTTCCAATCATATTGCTGCAGTCTCTGCGGTTGGAAACCTTTCCGGTATTCAGACGTTGGGAATCATACGGGGCGAAGAGCTCAAAGACAAATGGAGAGACAATCCAACATTGATTTTTGCCAAAAGAAACGGCATGAATCTGAAATTTGTGACCCGTGAAGAATATCGGCATAAAGAAAAATTAACCGAATTTTTGCAGAATGAATTTCCAAATGCTTTAATAGTTCCTGAGGGTGGAACCAATGGAGAAGCCGTAGAAGGCGTAAAAATGATGCTCAATGATCAAACAAAAGATTTTGATTATCTTTGCACCGCAGTCGGAACTGGAGGAACGGTTGCCGGAATTGCAAGATTTTGTGAAGAAAATCAGAAAGTTATAGGATTTAAGGTTGTTAATGATACTTCACTGGGGAATAAGATCTTAGAATTAACTTCCGAAAAGAATTTTGATCTAATAGATTCAAGCTTTGGAGGTTATGGTAAAATAAAAGATGAAAACATCCGTTTTATCAATGATTTTAAGGAACAATACGGTATTCCTTTGGAACCGGTATATACAGGAAAGATGATGCAGAAAGTTTTTGAACTGATCAATGAAGGTTATTTTCCTGAAAACAGCAGGATTTTGTGTTTCCATACCGGCGGATTGCAGGGTATTGAAGGAGCCAATCTGCTTTTAGAAAAACAGAATAGAAATTTAATTATATAA